One Panicum virgatum strain AP13 chromosome 9K, P.virgatum_v5, whole genome shotgun sequence genomic region harbors:
- the LOC120652606 gene encoding DEAD-box ATP-dependent RNA helicase 24 — MSKRPKLEGFSIPRPTSYSFERSQPVPRLYRPTDDPDLDDIAFSDDAPTDAPASAAVASKSEDGEEIDPLDAFMAEIQEEIRAPPPPPKPESLRRADSDDDEDDPVESFLRAKKDAGLALASDAMRAGYDSDEEVYAAAKAVDAGMMEYDSDDNPIVVDKKKIEPIPALDHSAIEYDAFTKDFYEEKPSISGMSDQEVADYMKSLAIRVSGFDVPRPIKNFEDCGFPVPLMNAIAKQAYEKPTTIQCQALPIVLSGRDIIGIAKTGSGKTAAFVLPMIVHIMDQPELEKEEGPIGVICAPTRELAHQIYLEAKKFAKPYNLRVAAVYGGVSKFDQFKELKAGCEVVIATPGRLIDLLKMKALKMFRATYLVLDEADRMFDLGFEPQIRSIVGQIRPDRQTLLFSATMPYKVERLAREILTDPIRVTVGQVGSANEDIKQVVNVLPSDAEKMPWLLEKLPGMIDDGDVLVFASKKSRVDEIEKELNQRGFRIAALHGDKDQASRMETLQKFKSGTYHVLVATDVAARGLDIKSIKTVVNFDIAKEMDMHIHRIGRTGRAGDKDGTAYTLITQKEARFAGELVHSLIAAGQDVPNELMDLAMKDGRFRAKRDSRKGGKKGGKGKGGGGGGGAGRGRGVRGVDFGLGIGYNAESGSQVPAPRTAAVNSLKTGMMQQFKSSFVSGSSNTPSSSAPSFVRPALRGFVSGGTIGGDARSAQLAPSFVPASRPAQSPPSFIPASRPTGNSNENGNQNPESSRDRSRERKRPSGWDR, encoded by the exons atgtcGAAGCGGCCGAAGCTCGAGGGGTTCAGCATCCCGCGGCCTACCTCCTACAGTTTCGAGCGCTCGCAGCCCGTACCCCGGCTCTACCGTCCCACTGACGACCCGGACCTCGACGACATCGCCTTCTCCGACGACGCTCCCACAGACGCCCCCGCCTCCGCTGCGGTGGCCAGCAAGTCGGAGGATGGGGAGGAGATCGACCCGCTCGACGCCTTCATGGCGGAGATCCAGGAGGAGatccgcgcgccgcccccgccgcccaaGCCGGAGTCGCTTCGCCGCGCGGACTCTGACGATGACGAGGATGACCCCGTCGAGAGCTTCCTGCGGGCAAAGAAAGACGCTGGGCTCGCGCTCGCCTCCGACGCTATGCGCGCCGGGTACGACTCCGACGAGGAGGTCTACGCCGCTGCCAAGGCCGTCGACGCCGGCATGATGGAGTACGATTCCGACGACAACCCCATAGTCGTGGACAAGAAGAAAATCGAGCCCATACCAGCACTCGACCACTCGGCCATAGAGTACGATGCCTTCACCAAAGATTTCTATGAGGAGAAGCCGTCAATTTCAG GTATGAGTGACCAAGAAGTGGCAGATTATATGAAAAGTTTGGCAATTAGAGTTTCTGGTTTTGATGTGCCAAGGCCAATAAAAAACTTTGAGGATTGTGGGTTTCCTGTACCGTTAATGAATGCTATTGCCAAGCAGGCTTATGAAAAACCAACAACAATTCAGTGCCAAGCTTTACCTATCGTACTTTCAGGCAGAGATATCATTGGAATTGCAAAAACTGGTTCAGGCAAAACTGCAGCTTTTGTACTCCCTATGATTGTACATATTATGGATCAGCCTGAACTTGAGAAAGAAGAAGGACCAATAGGAGTGATTTGTGCTCCAACAAGAGAACTGGCACATCAGATATATCTCGAAGCCAAGAAGTTTGCAAAGCCTTACAACCTTCGAGTTGCTGCTGTATATGGTGGGGTTTCCAAATTCGACCAGTTTAAAGAACTGAAAGCAGGCTGTGAAGTAGTCATTGCAACCCCAGGGAGATTAATAGACTTGCTAAAAATGAAGGCATTGAAGATGTTCAGGGCAACTTATTTGGTTCTTGATGAAGCTGATCGCATGTTTGATCTTGGATTTGAGCCACAAATAAGATCCATTGTTGGTCAAATCAGACCAGACCGACAAACCTTACTTTTTTCTGCTACAATGCCATACAAAGTGGAGCGTTTGGCAAGAGAAATATTGACTGATCCTATTAGAGTTACAGTTGGTCAAGTTGGCAGTGCTAATGAAGACATTAAACAAGTTGTCAACGTACTCCCTTCTGATGCTGAGAAAATGCCTTGGCTTTTGGAGAAATTGCCTGGAATGATTGATGATGGAGATGTTCTTGTCTTCGCATCTAAGAAGTCTAGAGTGGATGAGATAGAGAAAGAGTTGAATCAGAGAGGATTCAGAATTGCAGCACTTCATGGTGACAAGGATCAAGCTTCTCGTATGGAGACCCTACAGAAGTTCAAATCTGGGACTTACCATGTTCTGGTTGCAACTGATGTTGCTGCAAGAGGTCTTGACATTAAGTCAATTAAAACAGTTGTTAACTTTGATATTGCAAAAGAGATGGATATGCATATTCACCGTATTGGAAGAACTGGCCGTGCTGGTGACAAAGATGGCACTGCATACACTCTGATTACACAGAAGGAGGCACGCTTTGCTGGTGAATTGGTTCATAGTTTGATTGCTGCTGGTCAGGATGTACCCAATGAACTCATGGATCTGGCTATGAAG GATGGAAGATTTAGAGCAAAACGGGACTCCAGGAAAG GTGGGAAGAAAGGTGGCAAAGGAaaaggtgggggtgggggtggaggtGCCGGGCGCGGTCGTGGTGTGCGTGGAGTTGATTTTGGCCTTGGCATAGGTTACAATGCTGAGTCTGGTTCACAAGTGCCTGCTCCAAGAACTGCTGCTGTAAATTCGTTGAAGACGGGGATGATGCAGCAATTTAAGAGCAGCTTTGTATCTGGATCTTCGAATACACCAAGCAGCAGTGCACCTTCATTTGTAAGACCAGCACTTCGCGGCTTTGTGTCTGGGGGCACCATAGGAGGAGACGCGAGGTCAGCACAGTTGGCTCCTTCCTTTGTCCCTGCATCCCGACCAGCACAGTCGCCCCCCTCCTTCATCCCTGCATCCCGGCCTACAGGAAATAGCAATGAAAATGGGAACCAAAATCCAGAAAG TTCACGTGATCGGTCCAGGGAGAGGAAACGGCCATCGGGTTGGGATCGCTAG
- the LOC120652602 gene encoding protein high chlorophyll fluorescent 107-like, producing MAMRLLSPSTPPPHFPSPGAKPPASAATALSSSSSSYFSLRLRRARAAAAAGAAAAAAGGPERGGGRFEGEAMGGAFDRGLAEIAKKVPLFEPATDGELAAAAGERPLPINLELWLYRAKVHTRKFEFPEAEKLLDKCISFWPEDGRPYVALGKLYSKQSRYDKARAVYERGCQATQGENPYIWQCWAVLESKGGNIRRARELFDAATVADAKHIAAWHGWAILEIKQGNIKKARNLLGKALKYCGGNEYIYQTLALLEAKAERFEQAQTLFQQATQSNPKSCASWLAWAQVEMRAGNNTMARKLFEKAVQASPKNRFSWHVWALFEANEGNIDKARKLLKIGHAVNPRDPVILQSLALLEYNYSSANVARVLFRKASQIDPRHQPVWIAWGWMEWKEGNARTARALYQRALSVNSTNECAARCLQAWGVLEQRAGNYIAARRLLRSSLSINSQSEVTWMTWAALEEEQGDPVRAEEIRNLYFQQRIEVVDDASWVMGFLDIIDPALDSVKKLLNLDQPSMPARQDTVKSTADPSPPTTRSSAAESSETSATGGSDTSGLSSNDAGNRGSKAVEAPGSDFDLDGFIKKRLALDPAELDAVLEGSDPRGVVSQRRKRRLPRKPLPLLPVP from the exons ATGGCGATGCGGCTCCTGTCCCCCTCCACGCCGCCCCCACACTTCCCGAGCCCCGGCGCGAAGCCGCCCGCCTCGGCGGCCACAGCTTTGTCGTCTTCGTCGTCGTCGTACTTctccctccgcctccggcgcgcgcgcgcggctgcagcggctggcgcggccgcggccgcggcgggcgggccCGAGCGGGGTGGGGGCCGCTTCGAGGGAGAGGCGATGGGCGGGGCGTTCGACAGGGGCCTCGCGGAGATCGCGAAGAAGGTGCCGCTCTTCGAGCCGGCGACGGAcggggagctcgccgccgcggccggcgagcggccgcTGCCCATCAACCTCGAGCTCTGGCTCTACCGCGCCAAGGTGCACACCAGGAAATTTGAGTTCCCTGAAGCAGAGAAGCTGCTAGACAAG TGTATCTCATTCTGGCCTGAAGACGGACGTCCATATGTGGCATTGGGGAAGCTTTACAGCAAGCAGTCGAGGTATGACAAAGCTAGAGCGGTGTATGAGAGGGGATGCCAGGCGACGCAAGGCGAAAACCCATACATTTGGCAG TGTTGGGCAGTCCTAGAAAGCAAAGGTGGAAATATTCGAAGAGCACGAGAGCTGTTTGATGCTGCTACTGTGGCTGATGCAAAGCACATTGCTGCTTGGCATGGGTGGGCAATTTTAGAAATAAAGCAAGGAAACATAAAAAAGGCACGAAACCTACTTGGGAAAGCCCTAAAATATTGTGGAGGAAATGAATATATTTACCAAACTCTTGCTTTGCTTGAAGCTAAAGCAGAGCGCTTTGAACAAGCTCAGACTTTGTTCCAACAAGCCACTCAATCCAATCCGAAAAGTTGTGCAAGCTGGCTT GCGTGGGCTCAGGTTGAAATGCGTGCAGGAAACAATACAATGGCCCGAAAGCTCTTCGAG AAAGCTGTCCAGGCTAGTCCGAAAAACCGGTTTTCATGGCATGTATGGGCATTATTCGAGGCAAATGAGGGTAACATTGACAAGGCAAGGAAGTTGCTCAAGATTGGGCATGCTGTAAACCCCAGGGACCCAGTAATTCTCCAGTCACTTGCACTGCTGGAATATAACTATTCATCAGCAAATGTTGCTCGTGTGTTATTCAGAAAAGCATCTCAGATTGACCCAAGGCATCAGCCTGTTTGGATA GCTTGGGGGTGGATGGAGTGGAAGGAAGGAAATGCAAGAACAGCAAGGGCCCTCTATCAGAGAGCTTTGTCAGTTAATTCGACAAATGAGTGTGCTGCTCGTTGTCTTCAG GCTTGGGGAGTCCTGGAACAGCGTGCTGGTAACTATATCGCTGCCAGAAGACTTTTGAGATCGTCCCTGAGCATAAACTCTCAAAGTGAGGTGACATGGATGACATGGGCAGCACTAGAGGAGGAACAGGGGGATCCAGTTCGAGCTGAAGAAATTCGGAATCTATACTTTCAACAG CGTATCGAAGTTGTAGATGATGCATCCTGGGTCATGGGCTTCCTCGACATCATCGACCCTGCCCTAGACAGCGTGAAGAAGCTCCTAAACCTAGACCAGCCATCCATGCCGGCAAGGCAGGACACTGTTAAAAGCACAGCAGATCCGAGTCCTCCTACCACCAGGAGTTCTGCAGCTGAGTCTTCAGAAACTTCAGCGACTGGAGGTTCAGATACCTCTGGCCTTTCCAGCAATGATGCTGGTAACAGAGGCAGCAAAGCAGTTGAGGCTCCAGGAAGTGATTTTGATTTGGACGGTTTCATCAAAAAGAGGCTCGCCCTCGACCCTGCAGAGCTGGATGCGGTTCTTGAAGGTTCTGATCCTAGGGGAGTTGTTTCTCAGAGGAGGAAACGGCGGCTGCCCAGGaagcctcttcctcttctccctgtCCCATAA
- the LOC120652604 gene encoding uncharacterized protein KIAA0754-like isoform X1 — translation MPRIPVAERPRLTLEDYIVFFTTRSGKGLSLHHLNEVRALPLPLVVDQPMSLVAYSRALVLSSSPFSSSQIIYMHAFTKLHRVPKPAMVDALGSVELLRPRRSTVPLNATAPPPGAASAAAAALSAGEATRDIDDIGWRECPVGSLLSVRAGLRSPAAAAAETPVPISAIAPGSTERISPPSLLSASAPLPPALPAAARKKRSRTGTGKAAIRTRRRRVVELLTLPSVEMATAGLATPPPPQALPTGPSAGEQAPAST, via the exons ATGCCGAGGATCCCGGTTGCCGAGCGGCCACGGTTGACGCTCGAGGATTACATCGTCTTCTTCACCACCCGCAGCGGCAAGGGCCTCAGCCTCCACCACCTCAACGAGGTCCGagctctccccctccctctcgTCGTAGATCAACCCATGTCCTTGGTCGCGTACTCGCGTGCGCTTGTCCTGAGCTCTTCTCCCTTCTCCTCGTCGCAGATCATCTACATGCACGCGTTCACCAAGCTCCACCGGGTGCCGAAG CCGGCGATGGTGGACGCGCTCGGCTCGGTGGAGCTcctgcgcccgcgccgctccaCCGTGCCTCTCaatgccaccgcgccgccaccgggcgccgcctcggccgcggccgccgcgctctcCGCGGGCGAGGCCACGCGCGACATCGACGACATCGGCTGGCGCGAGTGCCCCGTCGGCTCCCTCCTCTCCGTCCGCGCCGGGCTGCGgtcgcccgccgcggcggccgccgaaaCCCCCGTGCCGATCTCCGCGATCGCCCCCGGCTCCACGGAGCGCATCTCCCCGCCGAGCCTGCTCAGCGCCTCGGCGCCCCTGCCCCCCGCCCTGCCGGCAGCGGCCAGGAAGAAGCGCTCCCGGACGGGCACGGGGAAGGCCGCGATTCggaccaggcggcggcgcgtggtggAGCTGCTCACGCTCCCGTCCGTCGAGATGGCCACCGCCGGCctagcgacgccgccgcccccacaaGCTCTGCCCACCGGCCCGTCTGCCGGCGAGCAGGCACCGGCATCTACTTGA
- the LOC120652603 gene encoding vegetative cell wall protein gp1-like, giving the protein MKGKPLTLEKYHRFFLDPWGTRITIDQLNEILFIHGFIRHHHGRKGRIMECLVGQVDLLPPRRSTLHPEALSAASPPSAAAITAAQARGDVAAIGWVECPIGCVAAFGAPEPVERVPRPADFVLAGRRPRSRRTRRSAYGPPSDVAASTKVKAGAPRKTANAIMKEEQQELSSLPPPPPPPLWMRSPTPPPPTSPPPLPSPPPPPQDVAPRPSPPCQPQPPLTPIPVPPAWGTPAVLSHPSQLFWGLPLPTLRGPAPGWSVPRVPPSYPAPFWGAPSVLPTLPPHVPWRWPPSPALATHPPMHLLRSPLSLPLHRPQPHLQGQQPPHALPPTPPPPRQHHQPPNFYGQHPPPALLQTSPPPMQMQVRRPPPHLQG; this is encoded by the exons ATGAAGGGAAAGCCCCTGACGCTGGAGAAGTACCATCGCTTCTTCCTCGACCCATGGGGCACCCGCATCACCATCGACCAACTCAACGAG ATCCTGTTCATACATGGGTTCATCAGGCACCACCATGGGAGAAAG GGCAGGATCATGGAGTGCCTGGTGGGGCAGGTGGACCtgctgccgcctcgccgctccacGCTGCACCCTGAGGCGCTGTCCGCCGCGTCCCCGCCTTCGGCGGCCGCCATCACCGCGGCGCAGGCCAGGGGCGACGTCGCGGCGATCGGTTGGGTCGAGTGCCCCATCGGCTGTGTCGCCGCGTTCGGCGCGCCGGAGCCGGTGGAGCGCGTGCCCCGGCCCGCCGATTTCGTCCTCGCCGGGCGCCGCCCGCGGTCCAGGCGGACGCGCCGCTCCGCGTACGGGCCGCCCAGTGACGTCGCCGCGTCCACGAAGGTGAAGGCGGGCGCGCCCCGGAAAACGGCGAACGCGATCATGaaggaggagcagcaggagctgtcgtcgctgccaccgccgcctccaccgccgctttGGATGCGGTCTCCCACTCCGCCTCCACCGACTTCGCCGCCCCCGCTGccatctcctccgcctccgccacaGGACGTGGCACCGCGGCCTTCGCCACCGTGCCAACCTCAGCCTCCGTTGACGCCGATCCCCGTGCCACCAGCTTGGGGCACGCCCGCGGTGCTGTCGCATCCTTCGCAGCTGTTCTGGGGCTTGCCGCTGCCCACACTGCGAGGGCCAGCGCCGGGATGGAGCGTACCCAGGGTTCCGCCGTCTTACCCGGCGCCGTTCTGGGGCGCACCCAGTGTGCTGCCGACATTGCCGCCGCATGTGCCCTGGCGCTGGCCGCCCTCCCCGGCGCTAGCAACGCACCCGCCCATGCACCTGCTGCGGTCACCACTTTCCCTACCGCTACACCGGCCACAGCCACATTTGCAGGGGCAGCAGCCGCCTCATGCACTTCCTCCGACACCGCCGCCTCCCAGGCAACACCACCAACCGCCAAATTTCTACGGGCAGCATCCACCTCCTGCTCTCCTTCAGACATCACCACCTCCTATGCAGATGCAggtgcgccgcccgccgccgcattTGCAGGGGTAG
- the LOC120652604 gene encoding uncharacterized protein KIAA0754-like isoform X2, whose translation MPRIPVAERPRLTLEDYIVFFTTRSGKGLSLHHLNEIIYMHAFTKLHRVPKPAMVDALGSVELLRPRRSTVPLNATAPPPGAASAAAAALSAGEATRDIDDIGWRECPVGSLLSVRAGLRSPAAAAAETPVPISAIAPGSTERISPPSLLSASAPLPPALPAAARKKRSRTGTGKAAIRTRRRRVVELLTLPSVEMATAGLATPPPPQALPTGPSAGEQAPAST comes from the exons ATGCCGAGGATCCCGGTTGCCGAGCGGCCACGGTTGACGCTCGAGGATTACATCGTCTTCTTCACCACCCGCAGCGGCAAGGGCCTCAGCCTCCACCACCTCAACGAG ATCATCTACATGCACGCGTTCACCAAGCTCCACCGGGTGCCGAAG CCGGCGATGGTGGACGCGCTCGGCTCGGTGGAGCTcctgcgcccgcgccgctccaCCGTGCCTCTCaatgccaccgcgccgccaccgggcgccgcctcggccgcggccgccgcgctctcCGCGGGCGAGGCCACGCGCGACATCGACGACATCGGCTGGCGCGAGTGCCCCGTCGGCTCCCTCCTCTCCGTCCGCGCCGGGCTGCGgtcgcccgccgcggcggccgccgaaaCCCCCGTGCCGATCTCCGCGATCGCCCCCGGCTCCACGGAGCGCATCTCCCCGCCGAGCCTGCTCAGCGCCTCGGCGCCCCTGCCCCCCGCCCTGCCGGCAGCGGCCAGGAAGAAGCGCTCCCGGACGGGCACGGGGAAGGCCGCGATTCggaccaggcggcggcgcgtggtggAGCTGCTCACGCTCCCGTCCGTCGAGATGGCCACCGCCGGCctagcgacgccgccgcccccacaaGCTCTGCCCACCGGCCCGTCTGCCGGCGAGCAGGCACCGGCATCTACTTGA